One Carettochelys insculpta isolate YL-2023 chromosome 15, ASM3395843v1, whole genome shotgun sequence DNA window includes the following coding sequences:
- the NMUR2 gene encoding LOW QUALITY PROTEIN: neuromedin-U receptor 2 (The sequence of the model RefSeq protein was modified relative to this genomic sequence to represent the inferred CDS: inserted 5 bases in 3 codons; deleted 2 bases in 2 codons; substituted 1 base at 1 genomic stop codon), which produces MTAIEKIEKDCYISRHRGPNRSSVFLRMTSVYALIFAFGMLENILDCLMILVHRTMKIPTYCNLLSPAISGLLVPLLVMTLEVHEMWSNYLFLFGPMGCYFKSALFEXVRFASVLSMTTXKVERYSAIFHPFRTKLQSTRKSAAMITVVPWSFSVLFSXPNTNNQGTMLLYFLNGTLVPDSANCMVVTPMWSXNCIIQGTFFLFYVVPMAVISMLYYLMRLKGSLNSNAFFNRARISCFYPDRQ; this is translated from the exons ATGACAGCTATTGAGAAGATTGAGAAGGACTG TTACATATCAAGACACCGTGGCCCCAACCGGAGCTCTGTGTTCTTGCGCATGACATCGGTGTATGCGTTGATTTTTGCCTTTGGCATGCTTGAAAACATCTTAGATTGCCTGATGATTCTCGTGCATAGGACCATGAAAATCCCTACTTACTGCAATCTCTTGAGCCCGGCCATTTCAGGCCTCTTGGTGCCGCTATTGGTGATGACCCTGGAAGTCCATGAAATGTGGAGCAATTACCTTTTCCTGTTTGGTCCTATGGGT TGCTACTTCAAGAGTGCCCTCTTTGA AGTGCGCTTTGCCTCTGTTTTGAGCATGACAAC GAAGGTGGAGAGATACAGCGCCATCTTCCATCCTTTCCGAACCAAGCTGCAGAGCACGAGGAAAAGCGCTGCAATGATAACCGTTGTGCCCTGGAGCTTCTCtgtcctcttct cccccaaTACCAACAACCAAGGCACCATGCTGCTGTACTTCCTCAATGGCACGCTGGTACCTGACTCGGCCAACTGCATGGTCGTCACGCCTATGTGGAGCTAGAACTGTATCATCCAGGGCACTTTCTTCCTCTTCTATGTGGTC CCCATGGCTGTCATTAGTATGCTCTATTACCTGATGCGGCTGAAAGGAAGTCTAAATTCGAATGCCTTCTTTAACCGTGCCCGAATCAGCTGTTTTTACCCTGATAGGCAATAG